Genomic DNA from Streptomyces sp. AM 2-1-1:
CTCGACATCACCATCCGCCCCGGCGACGCGCTCCTGCTGGAGCCCCGTTCCGGTTACGTCTACGAAGTGGTGCCCAAGAGCGAGGTCGAGGAACTCGTCCTCGAAGAGGTGCCGGACATCGACTACGACAAGATCGGCGGCCTGGGCGACCAGATCGAACTGATCCGCGACGCGGTCGAGCTCCCGTACCTCCACCCCGACCTCTTCAAGGAGCACGAACTCCGCCCGCCCAAGGGCATCCTGCTCTACGGTCCGCCCGGCTGCGGCAAGACGCTCATCGCCAAGGCCGTCGCCAACTCGCTCGCCAAGAAGGTCGCCGAGGTGACCGGCCAGCCCACGGGGAAGAGCTACTTCCTCAACATCAAGGGCCCCGAGCTCCTCAACAAGTACGTCGGGGAGACCGAGCGGCACATCCGCCTCGTCTTCCAGCGTGCCCGGGAGAAGGCGAGCGAGGGCACCCCCGTCATCGTCTTCTTCGACGAGATGGAATCCCTCTTCCGCACCCGCGGCAGCGGCGTCAGCTCGGACGTGGAGAACACCATCGTCCCCCAGCTGCTCGCCGAGATCGACGGCGTGGAAGGGCTGGAGAACGTCATCGTCATCGGCGCCTCCAACCGCGAGGACATGATCGACCCGGCCATCCTCCGGCCCGGCCGCCTCGACGTGAAGATCAAGATCGAGCGTCCGGACGCGGAGGCGGCGAAGGACATCTTCGCCAAGTACCTGACCGCGTCGCTCCCGCTGCACCCGGACGACCTGGCCGAGCACGCCGGCTCCAAGCCGGCCGCCGCCCACGCCATGATCCAGTCCGTGGTGGAGCGGATGTACACGGAATCCGAGGAGAACCGCTTCCTCGAAGTCACCTATGCCAACGGTGACAAGGAAGTCCTCTATTTCAAGGACTTCAACTCCGGCGCGATGATCCAGAACATCGTCGACCGGGCGAAGAAGATGGCCATCAAGGCATTCCTCGAAGAGGGCCAGAAGGGTCTTCGCGTCTCCCACCTCCTCCAGGCGTGCGTGGACGAGTTCAAGGAGAACGAGGACCTGCCGAACACGACCAACCCGGACGACTGGGCCCGTATTTCCGGAAAGAAGGGCGAGCGGATCGTCTTCATCCGCACGCTCGTCACCGGAAAGCAGGGCGCGGACACCGGCCGGTCCATCGACACGGTCGCGAACACCGGGCAGTACCTGTAAGAAGCGGACCGGCTGCGGCTGCCCGAGGAGGGCGTCCGCAGCCGGCTGTTTTTCCCGCTTTTCCCGCCCGTACCGGCGTCGTATCCGCGCCGCATCCGAAGAATGACGCAATGGATCTCCCCACCGGGGCAGAGGCGTTCTAGGCTCTGACGTACCGCCGAGCCGCGCAGTGCGGGGCCGGACGACCGCGCACGCAACCGGACAAGCAGCGGTACTTGAGCGCCGTTCCCCCAGGGGACGACGCCGGGCAAGGAGGGCCGCATGACCGTACGGCGAGTAATGGGCATCGAGACGGAGTACGGGATCTCCGTCCCCGGCCACCCCAACGCCAATGCCATGCTCACCTCGTCCCAGATCGTCAACGCCTACGCGGCGGCGATGCACCGGGCGCGCCGTGCCCGCTGGGACTTCGAGGAGGAGAATCCGCTGCGGGACGCGCGAGGCTTCGACCTCGCCCGCGAGACCGCCGACTCCAGCCAGCTCACCGACGAGGACATCGGTCTGGCCAACGTCATCCTGACCAACGGCGCCCGCCTCTACGTCGACCACGCGCACCCCGAGTACAGCTCCCCGGAGATCACCAACCCCCGGGACGCGGTGCTCTGGGACAAGGCCGGCGAACGCATCATGGCCGAGGCCGCCGAGCTGGCCGCCGCCATCCCCGGCGCCCAGCCGATCCACCTCTACAAGAACAACACCGACAACAAGGGCGCCTCCTACGGCACCCACGAGAACTACCTGATGCGTCGGGACACCCCCTTCTCCGACATCGTGCGCCACCTCACCCCTTTCTTCGTCAGCCGTCAGGTGATCACCGGGGCCGGCCGGGTCGGGATCGGTCAGGACGGCCACGACCACGGCTTCCAGCTCAGCCAGCGCGCCGACTACTTCGAGGTGGAGGTGGGGCTGGAGACGACCCTCAAGCGCCCCATCATCAACACCCGCGACGAGCCCCACTCGGACGCGGAGAAGTACCGCCGGCTGCACGTCATCATCGGGGACGCCAACCTCTCCGAGATCTCGACCTACCTGAAGCTCGGTACCACCTCACTGGTCCTCTCGATGATCGAGGACGGGTTCATCAACGTGGACCTCGCCGTCGACCAGCCCGTACGGACCCTGCACCAGGTGTCGCACGACCCCTCCCTCCAGCGCCTGATCACGCTCCGCAGCGGCCGGACGCTCACCGCGGTGCAGCTGCAGATGGAGTACTTCGAGCTGGCCCGCAAGTACGTCGAGGAGCGGTACGGCGCGGACGCCGACGAGCAGACCCGGGACGTCCTGGTGCGGTGGGAGGACACCCTCAACCGCCTGGAGAACGATCCGATGAGCCTGTCGGGAGAGCTGGACTGGGTGGCCAAGCGGGCCCTCATGGACGGCTACCGGCGCCGGGACGCCCTGGAGTGGGACGCCCCGAGGCTGCATCTGGTGGACCTCCAGTACGCGGACGTGCGGCCCGACAAGGGGCTCTACAACCGGCTCGTGGCCGGTGGGCGGATGAAGCGGCTGCTGGACGAGGCCGACGTCACCAGGGCGCGTACGAAACCGCCGGAGGACACCCGGGCGTACTTCCGCGGCCGCTGCCTCGACCAGTACGCCGACGACGTGGCCGCCGCCTCCTGGGATTCGGTCATCTTCGACCTGCCGGGACACGACTCCCTGCAGCGGGTGCCCACCATGGAGCCGCTGCGCGGGACGCGGGAGCACGTCGAGAACCTCCTGGACCGCTGCCGTACGGCGGAGGAGCTGGTCCGGGTGCTGTCCGGCGGCTGAACGGGCCGCCGGAGGGGAATGATCGGGACAGGGCCCGGACGTTGGAAAAGTACCGGGCCGATGTCGGACCCCGTGGGTAGGGTCTGATCGAGAGCTTCGAATGCTTCGAACCGAGCGGGGTGAGCTAGATGGCGACCAAGGACACCGGCGGCGGACAGCAGAAGGCGACGCGTTCCACCGAGGAGGCCGAGGAGCAGGCGCAGGAGGCGCAGGCTTCGGAGGACCTCAAGGAGCGCCAGGAGAAGCTGAGCGACGACGTCGACTCGGTACTGGACGAGATCGACGACGTCCTCGAGGAGAACGCCGAGGACTTCGTGCGGAGCTTCGTGCAGAAGGGCGGTCAGTAGCCGCCCCCCGGACACCGGACGCCTGCGGACCCCCGGCCGGGGAGAGCGGGTGTCCGGCGTCCCCGACGACCGGGGCGGTGTCCCGGGCGCGTGCCGTCGCCGCGGGCCGGGAGGCCACCGGCTCCGGCGCCCCGTCGCGGCGCCGGCACGGGGTCCGCCAGCCGTCTCCGGCCGCTTCCGCCGCACAGGTGGATCACCGCCACCCGACGGGTAGGGTCCGTGACGTACGGTGCTTCGACCGCACATCGGCCATCGGCACACCGGGCGTCCGCGCGACCCCCGGCGGGCCGTCGCATGCATACCTGGAGGGAAACGCGTGGAAGCCAACACACGTCACACCGGGCGTCTACCAGCTGCTTTCCTGACGCCGGGTTCGTCCTCGTTCATGGACTTCCTGTCCGACCACGCACCCGGGATGCTTCCGGGCAACCGGAACCTCCCGCCGCTCAAGGGGGCTGTCGAGGCACCGCACGGAACGACCATCGTCGCGGCCTCGTTCCCCGGCGGCGTGGTGCTCGCCGGTGACCGCCGGGCCACGATGGGCAACATGATCGCGCAGCGCGACATCGAGAAGGTCTTCCCGGCCGACGAGTACTCCGCCGTCGGCATCGCGGGCACCGCCGGTCTCGCGGTCGAGATGGTCAAGCTCTTCCAGCTGGAGCTGGAGCACTTCGAGAAGGTGGAGGGCGCGCAGCTCTCCCTGGAGGGCAAGGCCAACCGGCTCTCCACGATGATCCGCGGGAATCTGGCGATGGCCATGCAGGGACTCGCGGTCGTCCCGCTCTTCGCCGGCTTCGACGTCGACAAGGGCAAGGGCCGGATCTTCTCCTACGACGTGACCGGCGGCCGCTCCGAGGAGCACGTCGGCTACGCCTCCACGGGTTCCGGCTCGCTCTTCGCCCGGGGCTCCATGAAGAAGCTCTACCGCGAGGACCTGACGGAGTCCCAGGCGCTCACCCTGGTCGTGCAGGCCCTCTACGACGCCGCGGACGACGACTCCGCGACCGGCGGCCCCGACGTGGCCCGCCGCATCTACCCGATCGTCACGGTCATCACGGACGAGGGCTTCCGCCGGCTGTCGGACACGGAGTCCTCCGCGGTCGCCCGGGAGATCCTGGAGCGCCGCCTCGAACACCCCGACGGCCCGCGCGCGGCTCTGCTCTGACTTCCGGCCCGAGGCCCCCGAGATGCACTCGTCACTGACAGAAAGGGACGGATAGCCGGTGTCGACGCCGTTCTATGTCTCACCCCAGCAGGCCATGGCCGACCGGGCGGAGTACGCCCGTAAAGGCATCGCCCGCGGTCGCAGCCTGGTTGTGCTGCAGTACGCCGACGGCATTGTGTTCGTCGGCGAGAACCCGTCCCGCGCGCTGCACAAGTTCAGCGAGATCTACGACCGGATCGGCTTCGCCGCCGCCGGCAAGTACAACGAGTACGAGAACCTCCGCATCGGTGGGGTGCGCTACGCCGACCTGCGCGGATACACCTACGACCGCGACGACGTGACGGCCCGCGGGCTCGCCAACGTCTACGCCCAGACGCTCGGCACCATCTTCTCCAGCGCCGCCGAGAAGCCGTACGAGGTGGAGCTGGTCGTCGCCGAGGTCGGCGCCGAGCCCGAGGGCGACCAGATCTACCGGCTGCCGCACGACGGCTCGATCGTGGACGAGCACGGGTCGGTCGCGGTCGGCGGCAACGCCGAGCAGATCAGCACCTTCCTGGACCAGCGGCACCGCGACGGCATGACGCTCGCCGAGGCGCTCAAGCTCGCCGTGCAGGCGCTCTCCCGCGATCCCAACGGCAGCGAGCGGGAGATTCCCGCGGAGCGGCTCGAAGTCGCGGTGCTGGACCGGACCCGGCCCCAGCAGCGCAAGTTCAAGCGGATCGTCGGCCGGCAGCTCGCGCGGCTGCTGGATGCCGACGGGGCCGCGGGGACCACCACCGACGCACCGTCGGACGCCGAGGAGGCGGAGGAGACCGGCGGGTCGACCGAGGAGTAGGACGAGCGGCCGCTCCGCGACGGTGCCCCGGATCCCCGTCCACCGCGACGGCGGCCCGGGGCACCGTCATGTCACTCCCCGGGCGCCCGCGCGGTGGAGCCGCGTACCACCAGCTCCACGGGGAGGCTGCCGGTCGCGGCGGGGCGGCCGTCCAGCACCGCCAGCAGGGCCGCCATGCCCCGCTCGCCGACCTGCTCGGCCGGCAGCCGCACGGTGGTGAGTTCGGGCTCCACCGCGGTGGCCAGCGCCAGGTCGTCGAAGCCGGACACGGACAGGTCGTCCGGCACCCGCAGGCCGAGGCGGCGCGCCGCCTTGCAGGCTCCCGCCGCCAGGACGTCCCCGTCGCAGACCAGCGCGGTCGGGCGGTGCCCCGGTGCTGCCAGCGCCGTCTCGGCGGCGCGCAGCCCGTCGGCGACCTCCAGCGCCGAGGTGACCACGCGCAGCGAGGTGCCGGGCACGGCGGCCAGCGTCTCGCGCAGCGCACGGGCGCGCACCGCGAAGGTCCACGAGTCGACGGCGGCGGCGACGTGCGTGAACCGGCGGTGGCCGAGGGCGAGCAGGTGCTCCGCCACCTGGCGCATCCCGTCCGCGATGTCCAGGTTCACCCGCGCCGAGGCGCCCGGCCCGGACGGGTCGCTGTCCAGCATCACCAGGGGGAGTTCCGTGCCGCCCAGCGCGCCGAGCGCCTCCGTCGCCATGGACGAGGCGATCACCCCGTCGAGCGCGGCGCGGGCGCTGGCGAAGGGGTCCCTCGCCGGTCCCGTCCCGTCGGGGGAGGGGTAGAGCACCACCCCGAAGTCGTGGTCGACCGCGACCCGGGCGGCGCCGGTGTAGACCCGGGCGAAGAACTCGTGGGTGAGGGCGGGCACCACGAGGAGCGCGGTCCGGGTGCGTCCCAGGCGCAGGCTGCGGGCGGCGAGGTTGGGCCGGTAGCCGAGTTCGCGCGCGTTCGCCCTGACCCGCTCCGCGGTGGCGTCCGACACCCGGCCTGGCCACTTGCCGCCCAGCACCAGGGAGACCGTCGCCTGCGAGACCCCCGCGGCCCGGGCCACGTCCCTGCTGGTGGGGCGGGTCGCGGCCGGCTTGGGTGCGCTGCTCACTGGGGCCTCCGTGCGGGTGGTGCGGTGCCGGGCGATCCGGGCCGGCCGCCGGACGGCGGTGCCGCGCGGTGGACCGGCCACCTGCGCACATGGTACGTATGGCACTCGACGTTATACGTAAAACCTCGGGCGGGCGCGGGCCCGCAGCGGGGGAGAGGGGCGGGCATGGCCGCGGGATATGTGGACATCCTCCGGGAGCGGCACGCGGCCCGGCTGCTCACCGGCACCCTGGTGGGACGGCTGCCGAACGGCGTCGCCCCGATCGCCGTCGTGCTCTTCACCCGGGCCGAGGGCGGCAGTTACTCACTGGCCGGAGGGCTCGCCGCCGCGTACGGCCTCGCCACCGCCGTCGGCCAGCCGCTGCTCGGCCGGGCGGTGGACCTGTACGGCCAGCCGCGCGTGCAGTTCCCGGCGGCCGTCGTCTCCGCGCTCGGGATGGTGCTGCTGGCCCTGGCGGGCCTGGACCCGCTGCCGCTCGCCTACGCGGCGGTCGTCGTCGCGGGTGTGGCCACCCCGCCCCTGGAGGGCGGGCTGCGCGCCCTGTGGCCGTCCGTCCTGGGGGACAGGGAGGAGCGGGTGCACCGCGCCTACGCCCTGGACGCGGTCGCGCAGGAGGTCATGTTCACCGCCGGACCGCTGCTGGTGACCCTGCTGGTGTCGCTCTGGTCGCCCGGCGCCGCCCTCCTCGTCGTCAACGCCGCCGGGGTCCTGGGCGCCCTCTCGGTGGTCCTCTCCCCGCCCTCCCGCACCTGGCGGTCGGCGCCGCGCGAAGCCCACTGGCTCGGTGCCCTGCGCTCGCCCGGGCTCCTCGCCCTCCTCGCCTCGTTCTTCTTCGTCGGGCTCGCGCTGGGCTCGATCACCGTCGCGGGCGTCGCCTACGCCGACGACCAGGGCCGCGAGTCCGTGTACGGCTGGCTGATGGCGGCGCTGGGCGGCGGCGCGCTGATCGGCGGCGCGGTGTACGGGGCCCGGCAGTGGGCCGGGACGCCGGAGCGGCGGCTCCGGGGCATCGTCGCGCTGCTCGCCCTCGGCTACCTCCCGCTCGCGCTGACCCCCGGGGTGGGCGCGATGACGGCGCTCGCCGCCCTCGCCGGGGTGTTCCTCGCCCCGGCCATCGCCTGCTCGTTCCTCGTGGTCGACCGCCACGCTCCCCGGGGCACGGTGACCGAGGCGTTCTCCTGGCTCGTGACGACCATCGGCGTCGGTGCGGCGGCCGGCACGGCCGTGGCGGGACCCGCCGTCGAGCTGGGCGGGACGGCATGGAGTTTCGCCGTCGCGGGAGCCGGCGGAGTGGCCGCGCTGATCGTCCTGCTGGCGACCGGGAAGTTCCTCGCAGTTCCCGTACGCGCGCGCACCGTCGTGGCCGGATCGGAAAATGATCGGAACGGAGCTGTCGAACCCGGTTTCAGCTCACGCCGTAAGGCGTAATGTTCAGTCATGGACCGCCGCATTTTCGGGCTGGAGAACGAGTACGGCGTCACGTGCACGTTCAGGGGACAGCGCCGACTGTCACCTGACGAAGTGGCGCGCTACCTCTTCCGCCGTGTCGTGTCATGGGGCCGCAGCAGCAATGTCTTTCTGCGGAACGGCGCCCGCCTCTACCTCGACGTGGGTTCGCATCCGGAATACGCAACTCCCGAATGCGACGACCTCACCGAGCTCGTCACCCACGACAAGGCGGGCGAACGCATTCTGGAAGGTCTGCTCGTCGACGCCGAACGCCGCCTGCACGAGGAAGGAATCGCGGGCGACGTCTATCTCTTCAAGAACAACACCGACTCAGCGGGCAACTCCTACGGCTGCCACGAGAACTACCTTGTGGCCCGGCACGGGGAATTCTCCCGGCTCGCGGACATCCTCATTCCCTTCCTCGTCACGAGGCAGCTGATCTGCGGCGCGGGCAAGGTCTTGCAGACCCCGCGCGGCGCGGTCTACTGCGTGAGCCAGCGTGCCGAGCACATCTGGGAGGGCGTCAGCTCCGCCACCACGCGCTCCCGGCCGATCATCAACACCCGCGACGAGCCGCACGCGGACGCCGAGCGCTACCGCCGCCTGCACGTCATCGTCGGCGACTCCAACATGTCCGAGACGACCATGCTGCTCAAGGTCGGCGCCACCGACCTCGTGCTCCGCATGATCGAAGCGGGCACGGTGATGCGTGACCTGACGCTGGAGAACCCGATCCGGGCGATCCGCGAGGTCAGCCACGACACGACCGGCCGGCGCAAGGTGCGCCTGGCCAGCGGCCGCGAGGCGTCGGCCATCGAGATCCAGCGCGAGTACTACGACAAGGCCGTCGACTTCGTCGAGCGCCGGGGCATCCGCACCGGCAACGTCGACCGGGTCCTCGAACTCTGGGGCCGCACCCTGGACGCGATCGAGGCGGAGGACCTCGACAGGATCGCCACCGAGATCGACTGGGTCATGAAGTACAAGCTCATCGAGCGGTACCGGGCCAAGCACAACATGACCATGTCGCACCCGAGGGTCGCCCAGATAGACCTCGCCTACCACGACATCCACCGCCGCCGGGGCCTGTACTACCTCCTGGAGCGCAAGGGGCAGGCCGCCCGCATCTGCAACGACCTGAAGATCTTCGAGGGCAAGTCCGTGCCCCCGCAGACCACCCGGGCACGGCTGCGCGGGGACTTCATCAAGCGGGCCCAGGAGCAGCGGCGGGACTTCACGGTCGACTGGGTCCACCTCAAGCTCAACGACCAGGCGCAGCGCACGGTGCTCTGCAAGGACCCCTTCCGGTCCGTCGACGAGCGGGTGGAGAAGCTGATCGCGGGGATGTGACCTCGCGCGTCGTCCCCCGCCGCGTCACCCGGCACGGCGTGACAGGCCCCGGAACACCCGTTCCGGGGCCTGCCGGCGCGCCCGTGTCGTCCGGGGCGCCGGGGGCACTCGAACACCACGCCGTACGGGCCGCCCGGTGGCCGCTCGCACGGGGGGAGATGACCGGCCGGCCGCGTCGCGGGGCGTCGCGAACCGGTTCCGTACGGTGGGAAGGCCGTAAGGTGTCCGGGACCCCTGACCGTGTTGTCTGAGATCTGAGGAACCAGTGCGCCGACTTGCCGGCCTTCTCGTCGTCCCCCTCCTGCTGCTCTCCGCGGCGGCCTGCGGCAGCGACGACAAGGCCTCCGACTCCGCTTCGTCCGAGACCGGCGTGCCCGCGATCACCGCGGGCGCCAAGTTCGGTGAGAAACCCACCCTCGCCAAGGGCGCGGGCGACCCGCCCAAGGAGCTGAAGACCACGGTCATCAGCGAGGGCGACGGCGCCGAGCTGAAGAACGGTGACGCGATCCAGGTCAACTACCTCGGTCAGGCGTGGGACTCCACGAAGCCCTTCGACAACAGCTTCGACCGCAAGGCCCCGTTCGACCTGACCCTGGGCGCCGGCATGGTCATCCAGGGCTGGGACAAGGGCCTCCTCGGCCAGAAGGTCGGCAGCCGTGTCCAGCTCGTCATCCCGCCGGACCTCGGCTACGGCGAGCAGGGCCAGGGCGACATCAAGCCCAACGCGACGCTGGTCTTCGTGATCGACGTCGTCAAGGCCGTCCAGATCCCTGCCTCCGCCAAGGGCACCGAGGTCCCCCAGAAGGACGCCGCCCTGCCCAAGGTCGGCACCGGCACGGACGGCAAGGCGCCCAGCGTCACCGTCCCGAAGAGCGACCCGCCCGCCAAGCTCTCCTCCACCTACGTCCTGGAGTCCGACGGCGAGGTCGTCAAGGACACCGACAGCGTCGTGGTGAACTACGTCGGGCTGCTGTGGAAGGACGGAAAGACGTTCGA
This window encodes:
- the arc gene encoding proteasome ATPase, coding for MAAHDDDINRGARPGRGSEDPSGQVAYLEQEIAVLRRKLADSPRHSRILEERVVELQTSLSGVTAQNERLAHTLREARDQIVALKEEVDRLAQPPAGFGVFLQANDDGTCDIFTGGRKLRVNVSPSVELEGLRRGQEVMLNEALNVVEAMEFERAGDIVTLKEILEDGERALVVGHTDEERVVRLAEPLLDITIRPGDALLLEPRSGYVYEVVPKSEVEELVLEEVPDIDYDKIGGLGDQIELIRDAVELPYLHPDLFKEHELRPPKGILLYGPPGCGKTLIAKAVANSLAKKVAEVTGQPTGKSYFLNIKGPELLNKYVGETERHIRLVFQRAREKASEGTPVIVFFDEMESLFRTRGSGVSSDVENTIVPQLLAEIDGVEGLENVIVIGASNREDMIDPAILRPGRLDVKIKIERPDAEAAKDIFAKYLTASLPLHPDDLAEHAGSKPAAAHAMIQSVVERMYTESEENRFLEVTYANGDKEVLYFKDFNSGAMIQNIVDRAKKMAIKAFLEEGQKGLRVSHLLQACVDEFKENEDLPNTTNPDDWARISGKKGERIVFIRTLVTGKQGADTGRSIDTVANTGQYL
- the dop gene encoding depupylase/deamidase Dop is translated as MTVRRVMGIETEYGISVPGHPNANAMLTSSQIVNAYAAAMHRARRARWDFEEENPLRDARGFDLARETADSSQLTDEDIGLANVILTNGARLYVDHAHPEYSSPEITNPRDAVLWDKAGERIMAEAAELAAAIPGAQPIHLYKNNTDNKGASYGTHENYLMRRDTPFSDIVRHLTPFFVSRQVITGAGRVGIGQDGHDHGFQLSQRADYFEVEVGLETTLKRPIINTRDEPHSDAEKYRRLHVIIGDANLSEISTYLKLGTTSLVLSMIEDGFINVDLAVDQPVRTLHQVSHDPSLQRLITLRSGRTLTAVQLQMEYFELARKYVEERYGADADEQTRDVLVRWEDTLNRLENDPMSLSGELDWVAKRALMDGYRRRDALEWDAPRLHLVDLQYADVRPDKGLYNRLVAGGRMKRLLDEADVTRARTKPPEDTRAYFRGRCLDQYADDVAAASWDSVIFDLPGHDSLQRVPTMEPLRGTREHVENLLDRCRTAEELVRVLSGG
- a CDS encoding ubiquitin-like protein Pup yields the protein MATKDTGGGQQKATRSTEEAEEQAQEAQASEDLKERQEKLSDDVDSVLDEIDDVLEENAEDFVRSFVQKGGQ
- the prcB gene encoding proteasome subunit beta; this encodes MEANTRHTGRLPAAFLTPGSSSFMDFLSDHAPGMLPGNRNLPPLKGAVEAPHGTTIVAASFPGGVVLAGDRRATMGNMIAQRDIEKVFPADEYSAVGIAGTAGLAVEMVKLFQLELEHFEKVEGAQLSLEGKANRLSTMIRGNLAMAMQGLAVVPLFAGFDVDKGKGRIFSYDVTGGRSEEHVGYASTGSGSLFARGSMKKLYREDLTESQALTLVVQALYDAADDDSATGGPDVARRIYPIVTVITDEGFRRLSDTESSAVAREILERRLEHPDGPRAALL
- the prcA gene encoding proteasome subunit alpha — encoded protein: MSTPFYVSPQQAMADRAEYARKGIARGRSLVVLQYADGIVFVGENPSRALHKFSEIYDRIGFAAAGKYNEYENLRIGGVRYADLRGYTYDRDDVTARGLANVYAQTLGTIFSSAAEKPYEVELVVAEVGAEPEGDQIYRLPHDGSIVDEHGSVAVGGNAEQISTFLDQRHRDGMTLAEALKLAVQALSRDPNGSEREIPAERLEVAVLDRTRPQQRKFKRIVGRQLARLLDADGAAGTTTDAPSDAEEAEETGGSTEE
- a CDS encoding LacI family DNA-binding transcriptional regulator, giving the protein MSSAPKPAATRPTSRDVARAAGVSQATVSLVLGGKWPGRVSDATAERVRANARELGYRPNLAARSLRLGRTRTALLVVPALTHEFFARVYTGAARVAVDHDFGVVLYPSPDGTGPARDPFASARAALDGVIASSMATEALGALGGTELPLVMLDSDPSGPGASARVNLDIADGMRQVAEHLLALGHRRFTHVAAAVDSWTFAVRARALRETLAAVPGTSLRVVTSALEVADGLRAAETALAAPGHRPTALVCDGDVLAAGACKAARRLGLRVPDDLSVSGFDDLALATAVEPELTTVRLPAEQVGERGMAALLAVLDGRPAATGSLPVELVVRGSTARAPGE
- a CDS encoding MFS transporter is translated as MAAGYVDILRERHAARLLTGTLVGRLPNGVAPIAVVLFTRAEGGSYSLAGGLAAAYGLATAVGQPLLGRAVDLYGQPRVQFPAAVVSALGMVLLALAGLDPLPLAYAAVVVAGVATPPLEGGLRALWPSVLGDREERVHRAYALDAVAQEVMFTAGPLLVTLLVSLWSPGAALLVVNAAGVLGALSVVLSPPSRTWRSAPREAHWLGALRSPGLLALLASFFFVGLALGSITVAGVAYADDQGRESVYGWLMAALGGGALIGGAVYGARQWAGTPERRLRGIVALLALGYLPLALTPGVGAMTALAALAGVFLAPAIACSFLVVDRHAPRGTVTEAFSWLVTTIGVGAAAGTAVAGPAVELGGTAWSFAVAGAGGVAALIVLLATGKFLAVPVRARTVVAGSENDRNGAVEPGFSSRRKA
- the pafA gene encoding Pup--protein ligase — its product is MDRRIFGLENEYGVTCTFRGQRRLSPDEVARYLFRRVVSWGRSSNVFLRNGARLYLDVGSHPEYATPECDDLTELVTHDKAGERILEGLLVDAERRLHEEGIAGDVYLFKNNTDSAGNSYGCHENYLVARHGEFSRLADILIPFLVTRQLICGAGKVLQTPRGAVYCVSQRAEHIWEGVSSATTRSRPIINTRDEPHADAERYRRLHVIVGDSNMSETTMLLKVGATDLVLRMIEAGTVMRDLTLENPIRAIREVSHDTTGRRKVRLASGREASAIEIQREYYDKAVDFVERRGIRTGNVDRVLELWGRTLDAIEAEDLDRIATEIDWVMKYKLIERYRAKHNMTMSHPRVAQIDLAYHDIHRRRGLYYLLERKGQAARICNDLKIFEGKSVPPQTTRARLRGDFIKRAQEQRRDFTVDWVHLKLNDQAQRTVLCKDPFRSVDERVEKLIAGM
- a CDS encoding FKBP-type peptidyl-prolyl cis-trans isomerase, with protein sequence MRRLAGLLVVPLLLLSAAACGSDDKASDSASSETGVPAITAGAKFGEKPTLAKGAGDPPKELKTTVISEGDGAELKNGDAIQVNYLGQAWDSTKPFDNSFDRKAPFDLTLGAGMVIQGWDKGLLGQKVGSRVQLVIPPDLGYGEQGQGDIKPNATLVFVIDVVKAVQIPASAKGTEVPQKDAALPKVGTGTDGKAPSVTVPKSDPPAKLSSTYVLESDGEVVKDTDSVVVNYVGLLWKDGKTFDSTYEQGKTQTFPLEQVTLKGLKSGLVGKKVGSRVLLVIPPDQGFGDEAQQSIPAKSTLVFAVDLLTKM